The DNA window CTTATACGTTGATGACACAGCCCAGCCGCACCGTTGCTGGCGAACTGCTGCAACGCGCGCTACCGGAAGCTTACGGGCGCAATGTGGTCAATGTGATCCTGGTGGATTTCCGCAGCTTCGATACCTTCGGCGAGATCACTGTGTTCGCGATTGCCGGGCTGGTGGTGCACGCCTTGCTGCGGCGCGCGCGCATGGCACCGGAGCGCACCATGCCCGGGCCGCCGATCAAGTTGCCGGTGCCGGCCGATCTTGCGCAGATCATGTTTCCGCTGACGCTCACGGTGTCGTTGTTCCTGTTCCTGCGCGGCCACAACGCGCCTGGCGGTGGCTTTATCGCCGGCCTGGTGCTGGCGGTGTCGCTGCTGATGCAGTACGCGATCCAAGGCAACGCATCGGTGGAATCGCGCTTCGGCTTCGACTACATCCGCCTGATCGGTATCGGCCTGCTGTGCGCGCTGGTCAGCGGCGCCGGTTCGCTGGTGTTTGGCATGCCGTTTATGAGCAGCGGGCATCTGGAGATTCCATTACCGCTGTTGGGCGAGCTGGAAGTCGCCAGCGCGTTGGGCTTGGATATCGGCGTGTATCTGGTGGTGTTCGGTGCAGCGATGTTGATGCTGTCGATGATGGGCACGATCAAACCTTCGCGTACGCGCAGTTCGCAGCGCGGCGAGATCGACCCTACCCAACGTTCGACACGCACCGCGGAGCAGCATTGATGGAATTGGCAGTGGCAAGCGCGATCGGCGTCCTTACCGCATTGGCAATCTATTTGCTGCTACGCGCGCGCAGTTTCGATGTGATTCTGGGAATGACGTTCCTGTCGTACGCGACCAACCTGCTGATCTTCGCCGGTGGACGGCTGCGTAGCGGCCAGGCGCCGGTGTTGCGCGATGGTGTGCCCGCCGACCTGATGCATTCCACCGATCCGCTACCGCAAGCACTGGTGTTGACCGCGATCGTGATTGCATTTGCGATGACGGCGGTGAGCCTGGTGCTGGCGATCCGCAGCCGCAGCGACAACGGGAGCGATCATGTGGATGCACACGAAGATGCCGCCACCGGTGTGGATACACGCCAGGCGCGGCGATGAATCATCTGCCGATCCTGCCGATCCTGATCCCGGTGCTGGGCGCGGCGGCGGCGCTGTTTGTCGAGCATCGCCGCTATGGGCCACGCGTACAGCGCACGGTGGCATGGGTGAGCATGGCCTTGCTGGCAGCGGCAGTCACCGCCTTGTTCGCGCGCGCCGCCGAAGGCCAGGTGCTGGTGTATCTGCTCGGCGATTGGCCGGCGCGTATCGGCATCGTGCTGATGGGCGACCGCTTGTCGGCGTGGATGTTGTTGACCACCTTGATCCTGGGCGCGGCCTGCCTGCTGCACGCCTGCGCTGGTTGGGACCGGCGCGCGCCGCATTTCCATGCTTTGTTTCAGTTCCAGTTGATGGGCTTGAACGGCGCGTTTCTGACCGGCGACATTTTCAACCTGTTCGTGTTCTTCGAAGTGATGTTGATCGCTTCCTACGGCCTGCTGCTGAGCGGCGGACGCGGCCTGCAGATGCGTGTAGGCCTGCATTACGTGGTATTCAACGTGTGTGCGTCGACGTTGTTTTTGATCGCGCTGGGCTTGTTGTTCGGTGTGTTCGGCACGCTCAACATGGCCGAGTTATCGCACCGCATCGCCGATCTTCCGGCGCAGGATGTGCCGTTGGCCAAGGCCACGCTTGGCTTGTTGCTGTTGGTGTTCTGCAGCAAGGCCGCATTGTTGCCACTGTATTTGTGGCTACCGGAAACCTATTCGCGTGCACCGGCAGCGGTGGCCGCGTTGTTCGCGATCATGACCAAGGTTGGGCTATACGCCACGCTGCGGGTGTCCTCGCTATGGTTCGGCGTTAGTGCCGGCGCACTGCATGGCTTCGGTCGGCGTGCACTGCTGTGGCTGGGCATTGCAACCCTGCTGATGGCCGCGTTCGGCGTGATGGCCGCATCGCGACTGCGGGTGATGGTGTCGTACCTGGTGGTGTTTTCGGCAGCGACGTTGTTCATCGCGTTCTCGTTGGATGATGTCGGCGCAGTGGGTGCAGGCCTGTACTACCTGCCGCACAGCAGCTTCGTAGCGGCCGCGTTGTTCATGGTGTCGGACCTGATTCGGCGCCGCCGCGGCAGTGCCAGCGATCGCAAGGAGGTGGTCGCGCCGCTGCCGCGACGTGGAAAGCCCGGCACCATGTTCATGATCGCCGCGATCGCTGTGGCGGGCCTGCCGCCACTGTCCGGATTTCTTGCCAAGGCAGCCTTGTTGCAGCACGTGCCCGCCAGTCTGGTCGGGCCGGTGTGGGCCGCGATCCTCGGCAGCAGTCTGTTGGTGGTGATCGGCCTGACCCGTGCGGGTGTGCGTCTGTTCTGGCGCGTGCCAGCAGCCCTGGAAGGCGTGCACGAGTTGCAGCCGCAACGGCGCGGTCGCATGCGACCGGTGGAAACTGCCGCCGCCGTGGTGTTGCTCACCGGGCTGGTGGCGATGACCGTGGCGGCAGAGCCGTTGATGCGCTACACCAATGCCGCCGGTGCACAGTTGCGCGATCCGGGCGCGTATGTGGAGCAGGTCCGCGCCACCACGCCGCAGCGGAGGCAGCCATGACCACGCAGGTGCCGTTGAAGCGCCGCATGTTTCCGTCCGCGCCGTTGAGCGTCATGGTGTTTGTCTTCTGGCTGCTGCTCAGCGACAGCTTCGGCCCGCAGCAGTGGGGGCTGGGCGCGTTGCTTGGCTGGGTGGTGCCGCTGTTCGCTGCGCGGCTGGACCGCGAATTCGCACAGATCGGTTCGCTGCGCTCGGTACCGCGCATGCTGCTGGTGGCCGCGGGCGACATCGTGCGCTCCAACATCCAGGTCGCCGGCCAGGTGCTCGGCCCGGAGTCGCGCATCCATCCGGGCTTTATCTGGGTGCCGCTGGATATCGCCAACATCCACGGCATCGCCGCGCTCACCAGCATGATCACGCTGACCCCGGGAACAGTCTCGGCGGCGCTCTCGGACGATCGTCGCTATCTGCTGGTGCACGTGCTGCACCTGGATGATCCGGACGCGTTGATCGCCCAGATCAAGACCCGCTACGAAAAGCCCCTGATGGAGATCTTTCCATGACCGGCCACATGTTCATCGAATCGACCATCGTCATCTGCATGCACACGGTGGGCCTGGCCATGCTGATGGCGCTGTGGCGGCTGCTGCGCGGGCCGACCGTGCCCGACCGCATCCTGGCGCTGGACACGCTGTCCATCACCGCCATCGCCGAGCTGATGCTGTGGGGCATGTATCTGGATTCACCGATCTATTTCGAGGCCGCATTGGTGATTGCGATGCTGGGCTTCGGCAGCACCGTGGTGCTGAGCAAATACGTGTTGCGCCGGAGCATTGTCGAATGATCGCCTTGACCGAGTATTTGCTCAGCGCATTGTTGCTGGTAGGCACGTTCTTCATCCTGATCGGCGCGTTCGGGCTGGTGAAGTTGTCTGACTTTTTCAAACGCCTGCATGCACCGACCAAAGCCAGCACATTAGGGGTGGGCTGCGTGCTGCTGGCCTCGGTGGGCTATCACCTGTTCCTGGGCGTGGACCCGCAGCCGCGCGAATTGCTGATTACCGTATTCCTGTTCATCACTGCACCGAT is part of the Xanthomonas fragariae genome and encodes:
- a CDS encoding Na+/H+ antiporter subunit C; translation: MELAVASAIGVLTALAIYLLLRARSFDVILGMTFLSYATNLLIFAGGRLRSGQAPVLRDGVPADLMHSTDPLPQALVLTAIVIAFAMTAVSLVLAIRSRSDNGSDHVDAHEDAATGVDTRQARR
- a CDS encoding monovalent cation/H+ antiporter subunit D, coding for MNHLPILPILIPVLGAAAALFVEHRRYGPRVQRTVAWVSMALLAAAVTALFARAAEGQVLVYLLGDWPARIGIVLMGDRLSAWMLLTTLILGAACLLHACAGWDRRAPHFHALFQFQLMGLNGAFLTGDIFNLFVFFEVMLIASYGLLLSGGRGLQMRVGLHYVVFNVCASTLFLIALGLLFGVFGTLNMAELSHRIADLPAQDVPLAKATLGLLLLVFCSKAALLPLYLWLPETYSRAPAAVAALFAIMTKVGLYATLRVSSLWFGVSAGALHGFGRRALLWLGIATLLMAAFGVMAASRLRVMVSYLVVFSAATLFIAFSLDDVGAVGAGLYYLPHSSFVAAALFMVSDLIRRRRGSASDRKEVVAPLPRRGKPGTMFMIAAIAVAGLPPLSGFLAKAALLQHVPASLVGPVWAAILGSSLLVVIGLTRAGVRLFWRVPAALEGVHELQPQRRGRMRPVETAAAVVLLTGLVAMTVAAEPLMRYTNAAGAQLRDPGAYVEQVRATTPQRRQP
- a CDS encoding Na+/H+ antiporter subunit E; translation: MTTQVPLKRRMFPSAPLSVMVFVFWLLLSDSFGPQQWGLGALLGWVVPLFAARLDREFAQIGSLRSVPRMLLVAAGDIVRSNIQVAGQVLGPESRIHPGFIWVPLDIANIHGIAALTSMITLTPGTVSAALSDDRRYLLVHVLHLDDPDALIAQIKTRYEKPLMEIFP
- a CDS encoding K+/H+ antiporter subunit F, translating into MTGHMFIESTIVICMHTVGLAMLMALWRLLRGPTVPDRILALDTLSITAIAELMLWGMYLDSPIYFEAALVIAMLGFGSTVVLSKYVLRRSIVE
- a CDS encoding Na+/H+ antiporter subunit G → MIALTEYLLSALLLVGTFFILIGAFGLVKLSDFFKRLHAPTKASTLGVGCVLLASVGYHLFLGVDPQPRELLITVFLFITAPISAHLMAKAALSLMMENRPEVPNHGQTHREAVPQLQGDAGEDGQTEKQHPGPQSEQHQASSEQLFHEPSIENRGDRRDG